CGGCGATGGAGATCAAGCCCACGCGCATGGACGACCTGCGCACGCTGGGCAAGTGGGGAGTGGTGCAGGTGATCTCCATCTCGCACGACGACACGCCGCAGGCCATGGTGCAGCGCTTTCGCGCGGCGCAGGGCCGGCCGCTGAAGGCGCTGCTGGAGAACGTGCTGCCGGCCGACACGCCGGGCCGCGCGCGCGCCATCGTCGACGCGGCGGCCGAGGTAGTGGCGGTGGGCGGCCACGGGCGCGACCTGGCCCGCCAGCTTCGCCTCTCGCGGCGCACGCTGCTGCGCTGGTGCGAGCGCGCGGAGCTGCCGCCCCCGCGCAAGCTGCTGGCGTGGATGCGCATCCTCCTGGCCGCCGAGCTGCTGGACGACCCGGGCCGCACCGTGCTCTCGGTGGCCCACGCCTGCGGCTACTCGTCGGACAGCGGCCTGCGGCGCGTGACGCAGAA
This portion of the Longimicrobium sp. genome encodes:
- a CDS encoding helix-turn-helix domain-containing protein, which translates into the protein MKIGARPLLVLHSNEAFRERVRKVAGREYTFQAVPDWPSLEEAVRDSPPSALVVVNPYEEVYGTAGPSPSLKSLLVEFPSTAVFAAMEIKPTRMDDLRTLGKWGVVQVISISHDDTPQAMVQRFRAAQGRPLKALLENVLPADTPGRARAIVDAAAEVVAVGGHGRDLARQLRLSRRTLLRWCERAELPPPRKLLAWMRILLAAELLDDPGRTVLSVAHACGYSSDSGLRRVTQKFVGSSPTELRRRGAFARSSKVFLEVLARYREENANVA